aaccgcgttaccttcctcatctaattgaccaaccgagataTGCTTCCTTTTTAACTTAGTAATGAACCTCACAtccttcaaagtccaattagaaccaagagtagtcttcaatacaacatctccaatgccctcaatCTCAAGCCTCTTATTGTTTGCTAATCTTACCTTACTTTGATacgatcgaaaattcttcatcaaacTCTTAGTAGGTgaggcatgaaacgaagctcccgaatccaagatccaagactccaccgaattttcaacactacataaaagtgcatcatccgtATCTTCTGTGGCAAAGTTGACACCTTTCGTCAGAGGATTCTTGCAATTCCTTTAAAagtgccccttttgattgcaacccaaCAAATAGCTTCACTTCAGTCCtttgatggatacctcttcttagacttcttcgtACCCTTCATTTCTCCACGATCAATTTTCTACCATGGTTGTCTGTACTTAACAAAGATCCGGATGACGactcccccgagtttctcctacgagtgtcttcaccgAGAATCGAATCCCTAAtaccttcaaacgctagcttagtagttcccataGAGCTACTAACTGTGGTAACCGTACCCCGACCAAATTTCCGGTAACGATGAatgcaagattagtgcttttagttcatcatcaaacttgatctctaccgattcaagcctcGATAAGATGTTATTAAACTCATTGATGTGATCCGTTGCAGTCGTGCCTTCCCTCATCTTCGTATTAAACAATTGTCGcataagaaaaaccttattagAGGCGGTAGGTTTTTCATACAATTTGGAGAGTGCCTTCAAACATGTAAAcgccgtcttctcattcacaacgttgtacgcAACGTTCTTGGCAAGTGAAAGATGAATCACACCCAAAGCTTGGCGATCCAAAAGAGTCCAATTGGAATCACTCATGCCTTCGGGTTTGATCtccaacaagggttggtgtagcttcttttgatacatgtaatcttcaatttgcatcttccatgAGCCGAAGTCTTTTCCATCAAATCCGTCGATTCTAAATTTTTCATCTTCCGCCATCTTCCCAAACTTATTACCTTGAGCTTTATTACCAATTGTTAGGATTTAGGTCCCAACAATAAGAGTAACTCCAGAAAATTACTCTCCCCACAGAGACAAATGAAGACATTAACAAAGAAAATAAGAACGCAatgtggttatatgtaatcaagagttgattactttaatccacggaccaaactagagagattttattgatataattcgtgaTACATGCTATGAGTTACATTTGGGTGCTTATataggcaaaactcaacaaggaaacaacttaacgAACAAGAAAACTCGGTTTTGGAAACTTTGACCGACCAGTCCTCGACTCGCGATCGAGAGATCTTTCCCAGCTACATTCTCGCGTTCGAGGGTAATCTCCAGTCGCGACATCCTTTTTCCCTTCCATGAGTACTGATCCACACTAGTCTCGCGATCGCGAGATTAAGGCTCGCGGTCGTGAGCTTCTCCTGTTCCTTTGTTTTGTTTAAGCTTCTTCACTCCAACATGTTTTAGCTCAAAAACTAGCCCAAATAAATTATGCATGATTTTATCCAGCCAAATAAATCAGGTCTTTTCCTTCATTTACTCCATTCCACCATTGAAGCACATCAATTAGGTTTTCTTTTTCAAAACAGAGTAAaggttacacacacacacacacacacacacacacacacacatatgtatTGATTGAAAAGAAGCAGACACCACCTCCGTTGCGCAAGTGACTAACGCCGATCAAATGTCACCGTTGACGCCGTGGCATCACCGGTGCCAAATCATTGTCAGAAGGTGGTGGTGATGCTGCAAtggcaccctctagtcacactccttttttgaacaatttggcatagccaggaattgaatccGGGTGTTGTGCTTCATTAGACAACTCAGTGGCTACTCAGGCAAGCCTGCGTGGTTCTCATCATTtactttttttcctttttttctgCACATGAATTGCACATGTTATTTTACTCTCCGTTAAATAATCTTTTGGACTTTTTAATGTTATTTTACTCTCCGTTAATTTTTTCTTGGGATTTTTATTTTTCAGTATGCATACACGTGTCTTTTGGTGGTGCTGATTGGTGTCATATACCTATTAGCCGATGTACAACTGTAGTCGATATCTTGATTTGTATATAGTAGTACTATTTTGTTTAAATGTGTGAAAAGTTTTAGCTACGTTGTATTTAGAAAGGTTCGTTAAGATATGATAGGAGACATCGTTGTATATATATGCCATATTACTGTGGGATGAGAATCAAACAATTCATTAACTTAGATGGCAGTATTGTGTGTTTGAAAAACAAATAAAGTTATCATTTGTTTCTTCATCTTCTACAACTTTATTATCAATTGACATTATATATAGTGACTTGTGAATATCTCCGGTCAAGTACCGCAGACCATCgatattacatattatttttaGACAATTATTCCAACTTCTTACGGACGTATCCAAAAATAATAAATTTGATGTGTTTTCTTTTTTTCTCACATTTAGTAATTATATTCGCCCTCAATTTGACAAACCTATCAAAACTTTTCAGTGTCACAATGAAACCGAATACAACAACAGACAATTTCATCAATTCTGTGACAAAAATGGAATGAATTTTCTTGCCCCTAATCTTCTCCTAAAAACGGGAAATCCGAACAAAAAATTTGTGCGATTAACAACATTGTTAGCACCATCCTTTCTCATGCTTCTCTTCCTTTAACCTTTTGGCATCACGCTCTCCAAATGGCAACCTACCTTTTTAGACATTACGCCTAGCAAACAGCTTAATTTTCAGTCACCCACTTAAGTCCTCTACGGTTGATATCGCCTATATTACATATATTCTCCATGCATTTTAATAGCGATATCTTTCTCTTGGTTCGTATTAAACGTTAATTACAGAACTTGTAGCACTTATTCACATTATAAAATGATTTCGGGTTCTTTTGATATGATATGGTGATTTGGGCAAGTTTTGAAGCAAAATGAGTGATAATGGATGAAGCTTAAATAAAGACCGGGCCATAGCATGAAGAGTCCATTTGAGAGATATTTTAATTTGTATGGCAATTGTGCGCCCTATCGTCTGTACGCTTAAAAGATCACTTCTAGACCCAAAAAGACACTTAAAGGGCATGAAAACAACATTAAAGACAATTTACAATAATTCTTCTGGCGTCTTCCGgcccaaaaaatataaaaaaaaatatcaaacgggCCGCCTATCATTTTGCGTAAGTCCTAAAGACAGCTTTCGATGCTTAAATCCTAAAGTAAACGCGTGAGCAGTACATATGTTACATGAGTTGATTCACGATCATAATCGGGGTATGTCTTCATCTTAATGTAAAGTTAACAATTATGTACAACTCGAATATCGTAAATACCGTACCGATTTATACATTTGTGATTGGTACTTTAAAGTTgacaattatttatatttatatttatatttatatcaatcaataaacaaaaacaaaaaatgtgCCTTAAGAATAACCAAAACTATCTTATGTACAGCAAACCTATTTCTATGGTATCTTTGGAATATTGAAATtgaaatataaattatattataacaAACATGCCCAATACGCACCAACTCAAACTCACAATCTCAACATTAATGAGTTACTTCGATAATGCTAGCGTAAGCGAAAAGCCCTTTGATTATAAATTTAGTTAATGTTGTCAAACCAAAAACTCTTGAGCAGCCACTAACACACGTATTTTGAGTTTCTACCAAGTTTCTGATTTCGAGCTTACTCGTTAAGCGCGACTCAAGATCTCTGGTTTGAGATGTTCGAAAGCTTACCGGTGATGAATGGTGAAGCTTCCGGAAAACTCTTGGGTGCATTCGTAATTCCTTCTAAAGAGCTAACAACTTCTTGCATTTCGGGTCTATATTTAGGATCGTTGCTAAGACACTTTAGCGCGAGCGCAGCCACAGCTTGAGCGCCTTTTTTTGAATATCGACCGCCTAACTTTGTGTCCATAATTCTGAAAACGCCTCTGTTTTCGACTAGAAATGGCTTCACCCATTCCACCAATGTCTCTTCAATACCACCCGCTCGTTCGTCATCAATCGCACGTCGTCCTGATAACAACTCTAATAAAACCACCCCGAAACTGTACACGTCATGCATTTTGGTCAAGTGCCCTGTACAACACACCACATAATTACTTTAAACTTATAACCCAAACAAGTTATTATAAGCACAGAAGGTACATGTATAGCATAATATATGGTCTAATATTTTCATTTTGACTTTTGGGGTCAAACTAATTTCAGTTGGACTCCTAATTAGTTAATGCTTTTACTAATTTCTAACAATGATTTTGGTATGTATAGCCCCAAATAAACAGTAATTACTAATAAAGGTCATTCTTCATCAATATCTAGCATAACCCATATCgaataaaaaaaaattcgaaaatagTCAAGTTTGACCTGAAAAGTCAAACTGCATTTCTTACCCGTGGATATGTATTCTGGAGCAGCATAACCACTTGTTCCCACAACTCTGGTTGATACATGTGTGTTATCTCCTGAAGGACCATTTCTCGCTAATCCAAAATCCGAAAGTTTTGAATTAAATTCCTACAAAATTGAAATTTAATACGATCATATATCAAGTATATAGACATAACAAttctcaatttttttttcttttcgaataAGCCTGACATACTGAATCAAGTAATATATTAGAAGCCTTCAAATCACGATAAATAATACTTGGTTCTTTACTATGCAAAAAAGCTAATCCATGAGCTACATCAATTGCAATGCGCATCCTTGTGGCCCAAGGAATGGGTTCAACGCCTTCTGCAAGAAACGTTTGATCATGATGAATAAAAACAGACTAATTAAAAATACGGCCAGTTCATGGCTGCAGCCATGAAACCGTGAATAGAAGAAGCTTACTTCTAAACAGGTGATTTTCTAAACTCCCTTTTTGCATGAACTCGTAAACCAGAAGCCTGTTTTCGCTATCCTCACAATAGCCAATGAGTTTTACGAGGTTTTTGTGACGTAGCTTGCCTAAGTAATCAACTTCTGTCTGCAAATAAGAAAAGTAATCGCATATAACTAAATACTTCCTATCATTTGTAGTTAAGCATGCATAATATTATTTGTTTGATTCCAAAGTTTTTAATCTACATACTTAAAAAGTATAGAAGAAATGATATGATCTTTTCGAAATTCTACATTATTAAGGAGTATTCTCTGTCTCTTTAGAGCACCAGGAGTGGCGATGGGTGTATTTCAGTGTTCAGCTCAGTGTTTTTCTGGAACACTGATGGTAAAAAAGTGAGGAAGTGAGTTGTAGTATTCGTATTCAGATACAAGTATCAACCAATAAGAATAAGGGACATGAAAATAAATATTGTCAAACCTTCATGAGATAAGAAAATTTTGGAGAACTTTGAAAAAACGAATGAAAGACTGACCACTCTATCCCTCTAATGTCAAAGTCTTTAATAATTATAACTAAATTGAAAACTTCATTATTTTTTAGACATAATGCATGAAAAGGTACTCTAATTATGCATAGTTTCTATTTAAGGTACATAATCTTTATATTGTTAATACAAAGATATACATATTGACTTTCTTGATAGGTGGCCAGTCAACTATCACTTTGTGTTATGAGTTTTGACGATATATTGCTTATCAGCATacttattttgaaaaatattgAGTGAAACAATCGTGTAAAATAATAAACCAATCATTAATTTATTCTCTTTTAAAATATTATCATCAAATTAAGACGGTTTTAATCGTTTATGAaaggaaaatgattttttattataTCGAATTAATTAATTCTTCTACCAATTCTTCAAACATCATGAATAGTTAACACGTAAATGTTCTTATTATCTATCCTATTGGTCATTTTATACTTTTAGCTCATaccaaaaagaaaaaaagaaaaaagtaaaaataagaaaaagaaaaagaaacaaggTACTTACAAGCCATTCTCTATGACCTTGATGGCTTTCTGATTTCAATACTTTAACAGCAACAACTAATCCGTTGCCCGGTCTGGCCGGAGCCAAAGTGGTTTCATCAATCCAACCTTTATAAACCCGACCAAAACCGCCTTCTCCGATAAGAACATCCGGCCGAAAATTCTTGGTGGCAGCTTTAAGATCATTCAATGTAAACGCCTTAAGATTATTTGGTATTGGGAAGCTTTCATGATCTATTGATGTTTTTGAACCCTTCAATAATATTGATTGTTGTTTTCTTACCTTGTGATCAACAACATCTTCTACAATGACAAAAAATATATATGAAATTATAAATATGTtacaattgtattattattaaataattaaatataaaaaggTGGTAATCGAACATACTTGTGAGTTGTGTTGAagaaacatgagcaacatttgcaggCGTTCTTAAGCATATACCCATTTGAAAAGTCTGGTTTTTGGCACAAAAAGTTTTGTGATATGAAGGAACAAGTGAAAAATACAACAATTTGTTGTTGGATATAAATATGATGGCGGTTTTGGTAGTTCAAAAAGTAGTACATTTTTGAATTTTCTGATGTTTTAGTCAAAGGCTAAGAATTTTCCTCACTatgaattaattaaataaattagaGTAAGATCTTAATAGTGTAAACTATACATGTAAAACTGTATCTAAAAAGTCAAAATTGTCTCTTATATCATAACTAGTTGtttaaccctcgcttcgcgccggaggttcggtttttaatgtattttattgcgtttagtttgtaaaattatttcgtggctaaagaatgatgtcgttgaaacacaactcgagtcgaactaaaagggtATAACCCGTAaaaaatttaaatgttattttaaattaacaatatatgtccatctccgcgtttagctatgtaattatcgacttttaaaaatttaacgcaaaattaacgtgtatgaaaagtacctcaaatatttagcattttctaaaaagcgtccgttttgcgtatagttagtgatattgtgttcctaaaattatttcgagtttaatgatgatgtcggaaaaatttaactcgttgcgagcgagaagatataacCCTTTGAATATttaggtggagtttatttaagatttttatgaaaatggttatttgaccgatttaatatttgaaaaaattgtgggggtctttgttggtgtggtgaaatttaattagaattaaaaaaaagGGTGAAAAAACGAAAATCCCCCagttactattcatcatttttgtctgtTACATAATAtagtaatttaatataaatatatgtaattaaaGCATAAAAAATTACTATTAAATCAAATTACAGTAATATTTTAACAAAATTTAACTTCATTAAATGTATTTTAACGTGTTTAATAGAAACGCAATTTAGcaaaacttataataattatatttaatatttttaattatttataatacttaatacttaataatttgGTACCCTTCATAATTATTGTAAGATTATATTTCTCTTTGACTATATTTATTTTAGGTCCTTTTATGACTGTAATGTTAACTTCATTAACGTTTATGTAAGGGAAAACTATAAATGTACATATCCGTCTTAAGAATGGGactaattatatttaattttaattttaattaattctaGGAAAAAACCTAATAGTAACTATTTAAACTACTCTTATTAATGACACATGTCATACAACCATATTGTGGAACATCAACGTCACCTTAACGTCTTAAGAATGGGactaattatatttaattttaattttaattaattctaGGAAAAAACCTAATAGTAACTATTTAAACTACTCTTATTAATGACACATGTCATACAACCATATTGTGGAA
The window above is part of the Rutidosis leptorrhynchoides isolate AG116_Rl617_1_P2 chromosome 1, CSIRO_AGI_Rlap_v1, whole genome shotgun sequence genome. Proteins encoded here:
- the LOC139868128 gene encoding probable serine/threonine-protein kinase PBL3, producing MGICLRTPANVAHVSSTQLTKDVVDHKVRKQQSILLKGSKTSIDHESFPIPNNLKAFTLNDLKAATKNFRPDVLIGEGGFGRVYKGWIDETTLAPARPGNGLVVAVKVLKSESHQGHREWLTEVDYLGKLRHKNLVKLIGYCEDSENRLLVYEFMQKGSLENHLFRKGVEPIPWATRMRIAIDVAHGLAFLHSKEPSIIYRDLKASNILLDSEFNSKLSDFGLARNGPSGDNTHVSTRVVGTSGYAAPEYISTGHLTKMHDVYSFGVVLLELLSGRRAIDDERAGGIEETLVEWVKPFLVENRGVFRIMDTKLGGRYSKKGAQAVAALALKCLSNDPKYRPEMQEVVSSLEGITNAPKSFPEASPFITGKLSNISNQRS